Below is a genomic region from Synechococcales cyanobacterium T60_A2020_003.
GGTTTGCCGCTCAACTCCTCGACCACCCACTGCCCCAGCACAGATTCTTCGATCCAGAAGGTGAGGCTTCCCCTAGCCTTCAATCCAGCGTTATACTCTGACCAGTTGCGGATGCGGTATTGAGGTTTCATGGCAGGTTTTATATGTGATAACTGAAATTTACCATGCCTCTCCTGCCCGCAACCCCTCTTTCATGCAACAACGCCGATCAATTGGATAAAGTCGAGCTTAGTAGCCCTATGACTCTAACCCTTAACCTATCGCCAGAGCTAGAACAATATCTTTTACAGGAAGCCAATCAGCACGGGCTTTCAGTGGAAGCATTGGCATTACAGCTTTTGACAAATTCTATTTTGCTGAAGCAAAGACAAACTGAAGCAGTGAATTTACTTCAGTCTTGGCTGGATAGTGAGGATGAAGAGGAGCGACAGGAAACAGGTCAGTATTTGGTTCAGGTTCTAGATGACGATCGGTTATCTGAGCGTAAGTTGTTGCCGGCTGAGTTGAAGGGTATAACCTGGTGAGTCGAGTTATTGTGCTAGACACGGGACCACTGGGTTTGGTCACTAATCCTAAGCTGTCTTCTGAAAGTGCTGCTTGTGCCCAGTGGCTTCAAGCCCATATTGCGACAGGCAATCGCATTATCATTCCAGAAATTGCAGACTATGAACTTCGGCGCGAGTTATTACGAGCCAACAAGACCAAAGGTATTGCTCGTCTGGATGAACTTGCAAAGTTTCTAGAGTATTTGCCGATCACTACAACAGCTATGCGTCAAGCCGCAAAGTGTTGGGCACAAGCACGTCAGGAAGGACAACTAGGGCAAACGCATAAAAATAGGGCATAGGCTGAAGGCAGTAAAGCAGTTGCTGAGGAAACTACGATGAGCCAGCCCAACGATGGGAGCATTCTGACTCACGTTGCCCTGTTGGAAGAGCCCCGAGCCCCCCGGGGCAAAGAGCATCGATTACTCGACATCATCGGCCTAGCCATTTGTGCGGCGATCTGCGAGGCTGAACGTTGGAGTGCCATTGAGGAGTATGGACGGGCTAAAAGCGAATGGCTCAAAACGGTTCTCGCCTTGCCTAATGGCATTCCGTCCCACGATACCGTAGCTCGCGTGTTTGGCCGCCTTGACCCAGAAGCGATGCAGCAATGCTTCCTGAGTGGGATTGCGGCGATTAGTATCCCCATCGATGGCACAACTGTGCGTGGTTCCTATGACAACAGCAGTGGCAAGGGGGCAATCCCCAGGGTTAGTGCCTGGGCCAGTGCCAATCGACGGGTGTTGGGGCAACGCAAAGTCGATGAGAAATCGAATGAGATCACCGCCATTCCCCACCTGCTGGACATGCTCTCCATTGCTGGATGTATCGTGACCATTGACGCGATGGGTTGCCCGAGGGAGATGGCCGCCGCCCTCATGGACGGAGGTGCCGATTCCGTTCTTGCGCTCAAAGACAATCAGCCCACCTGGTTTGAGGATGGGCAATGGTTGTTTAAGCAAGCCGAATCGGTGCAGTTTCAGACCCTGGAGCATGATGTGGCTCAGTCGGTGGATCAAGGGCACGGACGCATTGAGATGCGCCGCGGTTGGACTCTCTCGGGTTCAGAGCTAGACTACCTGGTGCAAAAACCGCAGTGGAGCGGTTTGCAAACGGTGGCAATGGTTGAGAGTGAGCGGCGGGTGAATGGCAAAGTGAGTCGAGAACGGCGCTACTCCTTGAGCAGTCTGGGGCAGGATGCTCAGGTGATGAATGGGGCGATTCGGACGCACTGGGCCATGGAGAATGGCCTGCATTGGGTCCTGGATGTTTCGTTGGCTGAAGATGCCTGTCGGATTCGCAAAGACCACGCCCCGCAGACCATGAGCTTATTGCGACAGATTGCGTTGAATCGGTTGGGGCAGGACAAATCCACCAAAGTGGGCATCAAAGCAAAGCGCAAAAAGGCGGGGGGGATGATGCTTATCTCCGCAAAATGGGACTGTAAATTAGATTGTGTCAAAGGGAGAAATGAGATCTAATGAACTATTGAACCTGAGACATAAAGATGATGACATTTTCCCCTGAACGTCTCGATGAACTACTCAAAGGTTACCAAAACCCCGAAGACCTCCTGGGTGAAGGAGGCATTCTCAAGCAACTGACTAAAGCGTTGGTGGAGCGCTGCTTAGAAGCTGAAATGAAGACGCACATGGAGGAGCAACGCGCTGAATCTGCATCTGCATCTTCCACTGCCACGAATCGGCGCAATGGGCATAGTAAGAAAACGATTAAGGGCGAGTTTGGCGAAGCCGAGATTGTGGTTCCGCGTGACCGCACTGGTGAATTTGAACCGCAACTGGTGAAGAAGGGGCAGACCCGCTTTGACGGGTTTGATGACAAGATTCTGTCGCTGTATGCGCGAGGGATAACGGTGCGCGACATCCAGGCTCAGTTGCGTGACCTCTATGGGGTAGAGGTATCGGCAGGGGTGATCTCGAATGTCACCGAGGCCGTTGAGGAGGAGCGTAAGGTGTGGCAGAATCGTCCCCTGGATGCCCTCTACCCGATTGTCTACTTCGATGCTTTGCGGGTCAAAATCCGGCACGAGGGGCGAGTGGTCAACAAATCGATTTACCTGGCCTTAGCCGTAAATCTGTCGGGTAGCAAGGAGTTGTTGGGTTTGTGGGTGACCCAGAATGAATCGGCTAAGTTCTGGTTGCAGGTCCTGACAGAACTCCAAAATCGGGGACTCAAGGACATCTTCATTGCCTGTATCGATGGTCTAACGGGCTTTGCTGATGCGATTGAGGCTGTTTTCCCCAAGACGCTGGTGCAGCTTTGTATTGTTCACATGGTCAGGAATTCGCTGGCCTATGTGTCCTACAGAGACCGTAAAGCGGTTGCGGCTGACCTGCGCCTCATCTACACGGCGACAACCGAAGCGGAAGCCGAGCAGCGATTGGTGGAGTTCGCTGAAACATGGGACTCGCAATACCCGACGATTAGCAAGTCCTGGATCAACCATTGGCAGCGGATTATTCCCTTCTTTGCCTTCCCACAGGAGATCCGCAGAGTCATCTACACGACCAATGCGATTGAGTCTGTGAACATGAGCCTCAAAAAAGTCCTCAAGAATCATCGCGCCTTTCCGACAGATGATTCTGCTTTGAAGGTCATCTACTTGGCGATCGCCAATATCTCGAAAAAGTGGACGATGCCGATTCCGAATTGGAAGCCTGCTCTAAATCGCTTCGCGATTGAGTTCGGCGATCGCTTTCCCCCATAACCTTTCACCCCTGACACAAACTATTTGACATACCCCCTATAAGCATCGAACAGTCTGGCGCTATGGCGTTGAGGTCGCCTGCACAATCAAAGGCTCTCCAGGGGACCCACGGGTCGAGTGGGTCAAACCAGAACACCCCTTTACAGCGATTCGTGCGGCTTCAGAGGTTCATGCCAACCACAATGAAGCGCTCAATCGTTCCATCCGTCGTCGCTGCAGTGCCTATCGCAGGCGGCAGAACCATGACGCCAAGACCGTAGATGGACTCCAACGGGCAATCACGGCTCAACGACTCATCCACAATTGGATCAGACCGCATTGGAGTTTAGACGGAGAAACGACACCAGCGATGGCCCTGGGACTATGCGTTAGCGAAGCCTCTCCTCTGGAGAATCGTCCGATTCCTATGGAGGAATTCCTGACATTACGAGGCTTCACAGACATCACGAACTAGAAGACCAGTGCCACGCCGACTTCGAGCTTGGTGGGAAGGGAGTTTCATCGACTACACTAGGGAGACTAGACATAATAGATTGACGCTAAGTTTTATGGTGCGATCGGTTGATGTTTCCACCTTTTTAAGTGCGCCCGGACTGATGTTGGATGTGCGAAGTCCGGGGGAATATGCGGATGGACACATTCCAGGAGCGATCCGTTTTCCACTGTTCACCAATGAGGAACGGGCAATGGTGGGAACATGCTACAAACAGGAGGGGCGCGATCGCGCCATTGGACTAGGGCTAGAACTGGTTGGCCCAAAACTAGCGGATTTCGTCAAAACCGCAAAACAACTGGCGGGAGGTACTGAAATTCCCCTTCAGGTTCACTGCTGGCGAGGGGGAATGCGGAGTGGCTCGATGGCTTGGTTGCTAGAGACCGCCGGATTTAAGGTCATAACGCTGACGGGGGGATACAAAGCCTTTCGGCGCTGGGTGCGCGATACGTGCGCGATGCCGAAGCCCATCCTGACCTTGGGGGGAATGACCGGAACCGGAAAGACGGCCATTTTGCATAAACTGGCGCAGTTGGGAGAACCCGTGCTGGATCTGGAGGCATTGGCGAACCATCGGGGGAGTAGCTACGGAGCCTTGGGACTGGATCCGCAACCCACCAATGAGCAATTTGAAAATGATGTGGCGATCGCCTGGGCGGCATTACCTGTGAACAAACCCATTTGGATTGAAGCCGAAAGTCGGCGGATTGGCCTCTGCCGTGTTCCTCCAGAGCTATTTCAGCAAATGATGAGTGCGCCGATAGTCCAAGTGGTGCGATCGCGGGCAGAGCGGGTAGACATTTTGGTAGAGGTTTATAAAATTGCGCCCGTGGAGGAGTTGATTAACGCGACCCAGCGAATTCACAAAAAGCTGGGTGGACTTCGTACCCAGGAGGCGATCGCCCACATTCAGCAAAACCGACTAGCCGACGCTTGCGATATGATTCTGGACTATTACGATAAAACCTATCAGTATGATCTAGAGCGTAGGGGCGTAGACGTGCAAACCGTTGACGTTACCGGACTGTCTGCCACCGCCGCCGCCAAAAAACTCCAAGCCGAAGCCCGCTGCCGATCGTCCCCCACTCCTCTCGCCAACGTCTAAACCTCAATCCCATCACTCCATTACTCCATCACCCCATCACTCCATGTCCACCCCCTTCGACACCTACACCACCCTCACTGCCGCCCTCCTCAACCTGCCCATCGATCCAGCCTATCGTCCCGGTGTGATCGCCAATCTTGAACGAACTGAGGCGATCGCCCAACTGGTGATGGAATTCCCGCTACCCGAAGACCTCGAACCTGCTCCTATTTTTGTTCCATGACTATCGATCTATCTCAGACGGATGCCGTGGCGATCGCCCAAGCCGTACAGTCCGGCGAATTCTCTGCCCGC
It encodes:
- a CDS encoding IS5/IS1182 family transposase, which codes for MKPQYRIRNWSEYNAGLKARGSLTFWIEESVLGQWVVEELSGKP
- a CDS encoding IS256 family transposase, with amino-acid sequence MTFSPERLDELLKGYQNPEDLLGEGGILKQLTKALVERCLEAEMKTHMEEQRAESASASSTATNRRNGHSKKTIKGEFGEAEIVVPRDRTGEFEPQLVKKGQTRFDGFDDKILSLYARGITVRDIQAQLRDLYGVEVSAGVISNVTEAVEEERKVWQNRPLDALYPIVYFDALRVKIRHEGRVVNKSIYLALAVNLSGSKELLGLWVTQNESAKFWLQVLTELQNRGLKDIFIACIDGLTGFADAIEAVFPKTLVQLCIVHMVRNSLAYVSYRDRKAVAADLRLIYTATTEAEAEQRLVEFAETWDSQYPTISKSWINHWQRIIPFFAFPQEIRRVIYTTNAIESVNMSLKKVLKNHRAFPTDDSALKVIYLAIANISKKWTMPIPNWKPALNRFAIEFGDRFPP
- the mnmH gene encoding tRNA 2-selenouridine(34) synthase MnmH; its protein translation is MVRSVDVSTFLSAPGLMLDVRSPGEYADGHIPGAIRFPLFTNEERAMVGTCYKQEGRDRAIGLGLELVGPKLADFVKTAKQLAGGTEIPLQVHCWRGGMRSGSMAWLLETAGFKVITLTGGYKAFRRWVRDTCAMPKPILTLGGMTGTGKTAILHKLAQLGEPVLDLEALANHRGSSYGALGLDPQPTNEQFENDVAIAWAALPVNKPIWIEAESRRIGLCRVPPELFQQMMSAPIVQVVRSRAERVDILVEVYKIAPVEELINATQRIHKKLGGLRTQEAIAHIQQNRLADACDMILDYYDKTYQYDLERRGVDVQTVDVTGLSATAAAKKLQAEARCRSSPTPLANV
- a CDS encoding DUF4089 domain-containing protein yields the protein MSTPFDTYTTLTAALLNLPIDPAYRPGVIANLERTEAIAQLVMEFPLPEDLEPAPIFVP